Below is a genomic region from Deltaproteobacteria bacterium.
TGAGCGCGCCGTAGGTGAGCTGGGTGATCTTGCCGAGCGCGCCGATGGGCGTGGTGTCCGTCTCGCCGGTGGCGCGGCAGGCCACGATGGCCAGGATGGCGCTGATCAGCACCGAGAGCACGCCCAGCCACACGGGGATGTTGAAGGCCCAGGCGATGATCGCCACGGTCGCCGCGCCAGCGAGGCCCACGCCGGCCACGAACCACGAGGTGGGCACCTCGATGCGCGCGAGCGGATCCTCCTCGGCGTTCGCGTCCTTCTTCTTGAAGATGCCGGCCAGGCCACTGAAGGCGCGCACCAGCGTCTTCCACTGCATGAAGAAGTTGAGCAGCGCGGCGGTGGTCATGAGCGACACGCCGCCCCAGACCGTCCACGACACGATGCCGCGGTAGCCGAGCGCGTTGATCACCATGCCGCCGTGGCCGTCGGGCAGGTTGTGCATGATGGGCGCGAAGACGCCGTACGCCAGCACCGCGCCGATGAGCAGCGACACGCCCACGCGGATGCCCATGATCGCGCCCGCGCCCACCATGATCGTCGAGAGCTCGAGCGAGAACGTGTAGCCCTTGGGATCCACCACCGTGGCGGCGTTGTTCAGGCCCAGCTTGCGCAGCCAGTCGTGCAGCGGGAGGTAGTTGGGCAACGACCAGCTGTCGAGCTTGGGAATGAAGACCCCCAGGCCGTCGCGCCAGAGGGCGATCAGGCCGCCGATGCCCATCGAATAGAAGAGCGCCTTGGCCTTCTTGGCCGAGGCCTCGCCGGCGGTGAAGAGCGAGCGCAGCGTCTCCGCGCTGGCGGTGCCGGTGGGGAAGGGCAGCTGCTCGATGTTCACCATGTTCCGCTTCATGGGGATGGCCATGAAGACGCCGAGCATGGCCAGGAAGAACACCAGGCCCATCGTCAGCATCATCGGCAGGTGGTGCCCGCTGATCATCAAGTAGGCCGTGAAGGCCGAGACCAGCGTGGTGCCCGTGGAAGCGCCGGCCGCGCTGGCCGTGCTCTGCATGCAGTTGTTCTCGAGGATGCTGGGCTCGCTGCCCAGCACGGGCTTGAGCGCCTTGAAGATGGTCCAGCTCATGATGCACGCGGTGATGGTGACGCCCAGGCTCCAGCCGGTCTTGAGGCCGACGTAGAGGTTGGAGAGCGCCATCACCGCGCCGAGGATCAGGCCCATCACCACCGCGCGCACGGTGAGCTGGGGCATGTCGTCGCCCTGGTAGACCTCTCGCAGCCACTTGAGCTCGGGATCCTCGACCTTGCCGTCGGCGTGGACCGCGGGCGTGGCGGGAGGATCGGCGGGGAGGTTGGGGGCGGCGGCCATGGAGCGGCTCCTGCTTTCGCGACTTTGGAACGCGAAGCGGGCGGGATTACTTCATCCGCGCGCTCCGGGGCAAGGCGCGCAGGGTCGCACGGCCGCCCGAGGGGCAGGCAGGCCGACTTCCTGTTGACCCCCCTCGGCATGCCCTCGACAATCGCCGGGCATGCACATGGCCCCGCTCATTGCGGAGAACGTGCAGACCACGGTGTCGGTGATCCTCGCCGCGCTGCTGCTCGGCTTGCGGGCGCTCGCCCAGCACGAGCAGCTCAAGAAGGACTGTGGCGGCGCGGCCAAGTACTTCCTTACCTCGCTTGCCGCCAACATCGCCGCGAGCACCTTCGACGCGCCGAACCACCCGCGTCCTTGGGTCGTCTACCTCGACGCGCTCGGCCTCCTGCTCTTCACCTGGGGATGCTGCCGGACGGTGGTGGGCCTGACCATCTGGGTCTTCCGCAGCCGGCGCAACGTGCCCACGCCCAAGATCGTCCGCGACGTGGTGGACGGCGTGCTCTACGCGCTCTGCCTCGTCGTGGTGCTGCGCGCGACCTTGAAGGTGGACCTGGCCTCCCTGGTGGCCACCAGCGCGGCGCTCTCGGTGGTCGTCGGCCTCGCGCTGCAGGAGACGCTGGGCAACCTCTTCGCCGGCCTGTCGCTGCAGCTCGAGCACCCGTTCCAGGTGGGCGACTGGGTGGGGATGAACGAGTTCGTGGGCCGGGTGGTCCAGGTCGCCTGGCGCGGGACGAAGCTGGAGACGCTGCGCCGCGAGCAGGTGACGGTGCCCAACTCCAGCATCGCCAAGGCCAACGTGGTGAACTTCTCGCGCCACGGCATCGTGGCCAAGGAGCTCACCGTGGGCGTGGCCTACAAGGCGCCGCCGAATCTCGTGAAGGCCGCGCTCCTCGACGTGCTCACCCATCTGCCGGAGATCGTCCAGGACCCGCCGCCGCGCGCGCAGGTGCTGCGCTTCGACGACTCGGCCGTCACCTACCAGCTCCGCTTCTTCGTGAAGGGCTTCGAGAACGTGGAGGTCGCGGCCGACGCGGTGCTCTCCGCGCTCTGGTACCGGCTCAAGCGCGAGGGCATGGAGATCCCCTTCCCGCAGCGCACGCTGCAGCTCGAGCGCGTGCCGCCGCAGCGCAACGTGTTGGCCCACGGCGACGACTTCGCGGACACCGTGGAGCTCTTGAGCACGGTCGACTTCCTCAAACCGCTCGGCGACGACGGCCGGGCCTCGCTCGCCCGCGGCGTGCAGCGCGAGCTCTACGGCCGCGGGGAGCCCATCATCCGCGCGGGCGACCAGGGCGACGCCTTCCACATGGTGGCCGCGGGCGAGGTCATCGTGCGCGCGAAGGTCGGCGAGAAGGAGCAGGAGGTCGCGCGGCTGCGGCGGGGCGAGTTCTTCGGCGAGATGTCGCTGCTCACCGGCGAGCCGCGCTCGGCCACGGTCCTCGCCGCGACGGACGCGACGCTGGTCACCATGCACCGCGGCGCCTTCGCCGAGGTGCTCGCGCAGCACAACACCGTGGCCGGCGAGCTGGCGGAGATCCTCGCCCGGCGACGGGCGCACCTCGCGGAGGCCAAGGCCGGCGCGGATGACACCCAGAATCAGCGGGCGGAGTCGAAGCGCATCTTTGGAAGGCTGCGCGAGCTCTTCAAGGTCACTTGATGATTGCGCTCGTCGCGCCGCTGCTGCTCGCGGTGGTCCAGCCCCTGCCTGCGCCGAACGACCGCCACGCCGGCGAGCGCGCCAGCCAGTGCATCTACTACTACCGGCTGCAGACCACGTTCGTGCCCGGCGGCAGCGCGGCCTGCGAGGCCGACGGCTACGGGCTGGAGTTCATGCGCGCCCACTGGGCGGAGATCTCCGACCTCGAGCACAAGAAGCAGGAGCAGATGGATCAGCGCCTGGCGCACGCGCGCGAAGTGCAGGCGGCCAAGGCGCACGCGGCCGAGCTGAAGGACCCGTGCTTCGCGATGATCCTCGACGGCGGCGCCGGACCCGACGGCGGCCAGGCGCTCTGCGACCTCGCCGGCTTCAACCGCGTCTACGTGACCCGCTTCGCGCAACGCGAGCAGCGCATGGCCGCGCGCGCGGAGGCGGATCGCAGCGCCGTCCAACGCAAGCGCTGGGTGGGGTGGGGCGCCGCGATCGCCGTGGTTGCCGGGGTGATCGCCGTGGTGCTGCGCACGCGCAAGCGCGCTTGATTGCTCGCTTGCTTGCTTTGAAGGGGGCGCGTTTTTTTGGAGTCGCGCGGCTCGGGCATATAGTCGTTGGCGATGAAGCTCACGCCGCTCGACATCCGACAGAAGCAGTTCAAGACCGGCTTCCGCGGGCTCGACCCCAAGGACGTGGAGGCCTTTCTGGATCTCGTCGCCTCGGAGTTCGAGGAGCTGGCGAAAGAGAACCTCTTCATCAAGGACGAGATCTCGCGCAAGGCGCTCAAGATCGACGAGTACCGCGACCGAGAGAAGACGCTCCAGGAGACGATGGTCGCCGCCCAGAAGGTCGCCGAGGACATGAAGGAGGCGGCCAAGAAGCAGGCGGAGATCGTGGTGAGCGAGGCGGAGCTGCAGGCGGAGAAGATCGTCCAGGGCGCGCACCAGCGGCTGGTGGAGATCGTCTCCGAGATCAGCGAGCTCAAGCGCCAGCGCACCCAGTTCGAGAGCCAGGTGCGCTCCGTCATCGAGAGCCACCAGAAGCTCTTGGAGACGTTCTCGAGCCCCGCGAAGGCCGAGGACAACGTGGCCTACTTCGCGAAGAAGTAGCGCGCCTCAGCTCGCCGGTGCAGCTTCGAGAAATCGAGCAGCTTTTTGACCAGGGGCGCCTCGCGGATCCTCGGATCCGACAGCGCCAACGGATTCCAGGTTCCGTCCGACCGCCCATGGCGCCGCTTGCTCGAGCCTCCTAGAATGAGGGCTCCGTTGGGGCTGGGCAGGGCAGGTCATGGCGCCGTACCTCCGAGAGACGCAGGAAGGTGTCGAGGTGGCGCTGCTCGTCCAGCCGCGGGCTTCTCGCACGCGCGTGGTGGGTGAGCACGACGGCAGGCTCAAGGTCGCCCTGGCCGCGCCGCCCGTCGACGGCGCCGCCAACGACGCGCTCATCGAGTTCCTCGCCGATTGCTTGAAGGTCGGTCGGCGCGCGCTGCGGCTCGCGCACGGCGATGCGTCGCGGCGGAAGACCGTGGTCGTCGCCGGCGCCAAGGCGTCGGAGATCCAGCAGGCGCTGGAGGCCGCATGCTGACGCCGCTGCTCGCGTTGGCGCTGGTCGCGGCACCGTGGCGGGCCGACGCGCCGAAGACGCACGAGATCGATCTCCCGCGCTTTCACATCCAGGCCACCGACGCCGCGCTGGGCACGGCCAACCTGCTCGCCAACGAGCTCGAGCAGGACCGCGACCAGATCGCCACGCGCATGGGCGCCGACTATCCCGGCGTGACCGAGGTGCGCGTGGGCGAGGGCATCGAAGAGGTGCTGCGCCTGGAGCTGCCCACGGTGAACCCGCCGCGCTGGGCCGCGGGCCTGGCGCATCCGCAGGAGAACCTCATCCTCCTCGACGCCTCGCAGATCCGGAACGACCGCGGCGGCGTGGGCATCGTGCTGCACGAGCTCGCCCACCTCGCGGTGGCCGAGCTGGGCTCGCCGGAGCTGCCCCGATGGCTGCAGGAGGGGCTCGCCATTCGCATCGCGGGCGAGACCAGCCAGGAGGAGCCGCTGGTGCTGCTGCGCGCCGCGCGCGAGCCCATCCCGCTGGCCGAGCTGGACCGCGGCTTCCCCGAGGGCTACGGCGAGGTGCAGCTCGCGTACGCCGAGAGCAAGGACTTCGTGGAGTTCCTCGCCGAGCAGCCGCATGGGCCGGAGTCGCTGCGCAAGCTCCTCGAGGCCGTGCACGCGGGCACACCCTTCGACGCGGCGTTCGCGGCGAGCTTCGGCCCGCGCGCGCAGCTCGAGAGCGACTGGCTCACCCACCTCAAGCGCGACTACCGCTGGGTCCCGTTCGCCACCGGCAGCTCGGTGCTCTTCTGCATGACCTCGCTGCTCTGCATCTTCGCCTGGGCGCGGGTGCGGCGGCGGCAGCGCACGCGCATGGCCGAGCTCGCGCTCGAGGAGCAGGCCATGCTGGCGGCGCAGCGCATCCACGCGGCGGAAGAGGCCATGCCGCAGCCGAGCGCCGCCGAGCCGCCTCCCAGCGGCGGGACGAAGCCGACGCTGCACTGAGCGTCAGAAGAAATCGAAGATCACTTCGATCACGAAGCCCACGACGCTGAAGACCGCGCCGCCGACGTCGAACCACGAGCTGGATTCGTTGGCGCTGCGGTTCTGGGCGATGGCGTCGTCGATGGCGCGGTTGCGGCGGCGGCGCTCGAGCTCGGTCTGGCGGCGTCGGTCGGGCGCGTGGAGCGTCTGCGCGCGCTCGGCACAGAGCCGACAGAGCGTCTGCTCCGCGCCGATGATGGCCTCCCCGCGGGGAAGCTCGCGCTCGCAGGACTCGCAGCGGAAGGTGCGCGGCGTCAAGGACGGGCGGTGCGCGTGGACCAGGATCTCCAGCTCGCCGCGGTCGAGGAAGGTGCCGGTGCAGGTCTCGCAGGAGTCGATCTCCACCAGCGGGCTCCGGTAGGCGGTCATCGGCGTGCGGCAGCTGGGGCAGTCGCGCGGCGCATCGCTCGCGGCGGCCACGAGATCCGAGCCAAGGCGCGCGCCCTTCTTCGACAGCGCCGCCGGGCTGAGCCAGAGCCCGCCGCAGCGCGCGCAGCGGGCCGCGCTGGGCTCGGTGAAGCGCAGCTCGCCGCGGCAGGCCGGACAGGGGAGGGCGTCCATCGCCAGAGCCTACCGCGGCGATCGCTCAGCGGGTGATCATCGCCGGCGGGTGGGCGCAGAGCCGCAGCACCTCCTCGCGCGCAGCCTGGAAGTCCACCGGCCGCCCCGGCAGCGCGAAGTCCGGCGCCAGCACCTTGGCCGCGAGCCGGCGCGCCTTCACCGGGTCGCGCTTGGCGGCCATCAGCAAGAGCTCGTAGTCCTCCAGGCCCTTGCGCAGGAGCTTGAGCCGCACGGTGGTGCGGGGCTCGCCGCTCGGCGACTGGTCGAGCAGCGCCACCGGGTCGCGCGCGTACAAGCCCACCGCGCCCGCGTGGAAGGCCGCCCAGCCCAGGCTGCGGACGCGATAGCCGTGGGTGCCGCGCTCCAGCCAGCTGCCGGAGTCGTCGCGCGCCATCGACGCGCCGTCGGCGCCCTCGGGGCCGCGGCCCAGGCGCCACCAGAACTGCCCCGAGCGCGGCCCGTCGTCGTGCGCGGCCACCAGCGAGATGCCCGGCCCCGCGTGCCCCTGGACGCCGCTCAGCATCCGCCCGTCCTCGCCGAAGCTGACCAGCAGATCTCCCATGCCGCGCTGTGCCAGGTGCCGCTTCACCGCCAGCAGGTACTCGAGCCGCCGCGGCGCGGGCACGCCCTCGGGCACCTCGAGCGCCACGGAGCTCGCGCGCACGTCGCCCTCGAGCCGCAGCGGGGCGAGGGCGCGGTCGAACTCGGTGAAGTCGAGCGCCAGCGTCCCTTCCAGTCGACGCACCTCGAACGGCGGCGGGCGGGCCACGCGCAGCGTCACCCGCTCCTTGAGCGCCGCGCGCGCGAAGGCTCCGGCGGCGCCGCTCCCGTCGGGCGGGAAGCTGGTGGCCAAAGACGGCGTGCGCGGCAAGGTGAGCGGCAGCACCTCGACCTCGATGGGCACCGTGCGCGCGCCGTGCGAGGTCTCGAGCTCGAGCTGTCCGCGGTACTGCCCGGGCGCGGCCTCGCGCGGCACCGCGACCTCCACCCAGAGCAGGAGGTTCTCCTCCGGGCTCACCGGCAGCGGGCCCTGGCAGGGCTCGAGGCTGTCGGGGAGCTCGCCGCGCGGCGTGGGCGACCAGCCGACGCGATCCAGCTCCACGCTCGACGAGGGGATCGACTCGCCGTGCGGCCCCTGGAGCGCGCTCATCCGAGCGGTGAGCAGCCCCGACGCGGCCGAACGAATGGCCACCATCGCCGGCTCGCGCTCACCCCGGGCCGCGCGCAGGTGCAGCGCCGCCGCACCCTGGGCCTCCGTCTGCCGGGCGACCTGCGCCTCGGGCGGCAACACCACCGCCTCCAGCCCGCCCGACGAGGCCACCGCCCAGGCCCTCGTCGCCCCGCACAGCGCAAGACACGTCCAGACGCTCGTACGCATGGCCCGCCTCCCAGCCGAGCCAGCGACGGCCCGGACTCCTCGCCCGGGCTCCTGAAGTCGCAACGGCCGTGCCGCCTGGAGCGTCGGCCGCTGAACCGGAGAGGCGGCGCCGTTGGGAAGGGCAGTCGCCTGTCGAAGTTTCCGGATTCCGCGCGGCGCGGGTTGCGCGCCCTCGTGGACCCGCCGGGTTGCACGGCTGGCAGGCGGCTTGCTCCAGCGTGGGGCGGACGGGCGTCCGAGGTTCGCGGGAGGCGTGGAATGGAGCGGGGGCTGGCCCAGGGTGAGCAGGCGGCGGAGCGGGCGGAGCTGGGGGCGGCGCTGCAGAGCCGGGCGACCGAGCTGGCGCAGCGCTGGCGGCGGCTGCTCTTCCAGGGCGACGTGCAGCAGGCCTCGGAGCGCACCGCGCTCCTTCAGGACGTCGCCGAGCCGCTGCTGTTCGAAGCCGGCCGGCAGCTCGCGTCGGGCGGGAGCGGAGCCACGGGGCCGTGGTCGCGGTGCACCGGGCTCTTGCGGCTCTCGCCCGCGCGCGGCGCGCCCGGGCTCGACGAGGAGTTCGCCGCCTTGCAGGACGTGGTCGAGGCCTTCGCCGCCGCGCTCGACGCCCCCTTGGCCGCGCGCCGCCGGCTGCGCACCTACCTGGAAGCGGCGCGGCTGCTCTCGCGCGCCGAGCTGGCGCGGAAGCTGGATCCGCTGGCGCCGCGACCCGCAGCGCCATTTGGCGGGGTGGTGGTGGAGCTGTACGAGCGGGCGCTCTGGCACTGAGCCGTCCTCTCCGGGGGAGGGGCGGAGAGGACGGCAGTCGAGCGGATGAGGAGGTCGCGATGCGGTTCGGCTGGGTGCTGGCGCTGGGGATTCTGGCCGGGTGGGGCTGCGGGAGCCGGCCGCCGTCGCAGGGGCGGCTCGAGCGCACCGCCCGCGGGGGTCGGCCCCTGCGGGTCCGGCTGCCGAATGAGCAACCGGGACCGCTGCGCGCGTATCGCTTCGTCCACGGCGATCCGCTCTGGGGAAAGGGCGGCTCCGCGCTGGAGACGCCGCTCATGGCGCCGTCCACCGGCCGCTTCGGGATCATCACCTCGCCGATGATCGACGGCTATCGGCGCATCGGCCCGTGGAAGGACGACTGACGGTCGTTAACCAAAAGGTTTCAGCCCATCAGCTTGGCGAGCGCCTCTTCACTGCGCATCACGCCGACCTTGGAGAGCATCTCCCTGGCGGCGGGATACTCGGCGAGCACCTGGTCCACGGCCGCACGCGGAAAGCGCACCAGCTCGATCTCGCCGAGCGCGGTCACGGTGGCGCTCCGCTTCTCGTGGTTGAGCACCGCCATCTCGCCGAAGAACGCGCCCTTCTCCAGAACGGCGATCTCCTTGGCCTCGCCCAGGTCGTCCGCGCTCACGCGCACCCGGCCCATCACGAGCACGTAGAACTCGTCGCCGACCTCGCCCTCGGTGCACACCACGTAGCCGTCGGGGTGGCGCGTCTTCTTGGCCAGGCCGAGCAGCTTGTGGCGGCCCGCTTCATCGAGGGCCTCGAACAGCTTGGACACCTTGGCCAGCTGGTTGCCGGAGACGTCGCTCATGGGATTGCTCCGCTACGCAGGAATGCGCACGACGAACGTGGTGCCCTTGCCGGGCTTGCTCTTGAAGCTGACGTCGCCGCCGTGCTCCTCGGCGATCTTCTTCACCATCGCCAACCCCAGGCCGGTGCCGTTGGGCTTGCCGTGGGTGACGAAGCTCTGGAACAGCCGGTCGGCCACCTCGGGCGCGATGCCCTCGCCGGTGTCGCTGAACTTGAAGACGACCTTCTTCTCGGCTTCGTCCAGCTCGGTGGCGAAGGTGAAGCGCCCGCCCTCGGGCATGGCCTCCACCGCGTTGCGCGCGATGTTGTAGACGAGCCGCTTCATCTTGTTCTCGTCCATGCGCACCGCGCCCTTGAAGCCGGCCTGGATGCGCAGCTCGACCTTGTGCGCCGCGAAGTCGCGCTCAAGGTACTCGGTGATCTCCTCGAGGAACTTGTTCAGGTAGACCTTGCGCAACAGCAGCTCGCGCTCGCCGCGGGCAAAGGCGAGGGTCTCCTTGATCATGCCGTTGATGGTGTCGAACTGCTTGAGGATGACCTCGCTGGCCTTCTCGCGCTCGGCCTTGTCGTCCTCGGCGGCCATGAGCTGCGCGTAGCCCGAGATGATGGTCATGGGCGTGCGCAGGTCGTGGACCACGCCGCTGATCATCTGGCCGATCACGCTCAGCCGGCGCTTGCGCTCCTCTTCCTCGCGGCTCTTGCCCAAGGTGATGGCCCGCGCGGCCTGGCCGGCGATGAGCGTGGCCACGCGCAGCTCGGGTTCGGCGTAGCCGCCCGGCTTGTTGAGCAGCTCCAGCGCGCCCACCACCCGGCCCTCGAGCGAGACGGGCACGCAGAGCACGTTCTCGGGCCGGTAGCCCACGCGCTTGGCGATGCGCGCGTCGTATGCCTTCTCTTTGGCGACCTCATTGGCGATGAGCGGCTTGTTCTCGTGCGCCACCCAGCCCACGATGCCCTCGTCCGGGCCGAGGGTGTGGCGCTTCACCTCTTCGCCCTTCTCGCCGAGCGCGGCCTTGAAGAAGAGGTCGCCGCCGTCTTCGTTCACCATCACCAGAGAGCCTGCGTCGCTGCCGGTGAGCTGCATGGCCCGCGCGAGGATGCCGTCGAGCAGCTGCTCCAGGGTGCTGGCCGCGGAGATGCGCCGCTCGATGTCGTAGAGCACGTCGAGCTCGGCCACCAGCCCGTTCAGCTCGCCCTGGGTCTTTGCGAGCTGGATGTTCTGGCGCTTGAGCGCCGAGTACATCTGCGCGTTCTCGATCGCCACCGCGGCCTGCGCGGCGAGGGCCTCGAGGAGGAGCCGGTCGTCGTCGGTGAAGACGCCGCCGTCTTTGCGATTCAGCGCCTGGGTGACGCCGATGACGTCGCCGTCGCGCCCGCGAAGCGGAACGGCGAGCACGCATCGGGTGAGAAAGCCCGTGAGCCGGTCGATCTCCGGGTTGAAACGGTCGTCCTGGTAGACGTCGGCGAGGTTCACCGGCTCGCCGTGCTTGGCCACCCAGCCCGCGATGCCGCGCCCCGGCGGCAGGCGGATCTCCTTCGACGACTGGGCGATCTTGCTCCAGAGCTCGCCCGTCCCTTTGTCGACGAGGAAGAGCGTGCTGCGCTCTGCGCCCAGCAGCAGCGTCACCTTGCTCATCACCAGGCCGAGCAGCTCGTCGAGATCCAGCGTGGAGCCGATGGCCCGGCCAATCTCCATCACCGCCTGGAACCGCTCCTCCTGCCGGGTGACGGCGTGCTCCAGCTCGCGCATCTGATCGGCGAGGCCCTTGAAGAGGCCGTCACCGGCTTCGAGCGAGCGGGCGAGCGTGAGGGTTCGCGGCGTGGAGGCCATTCCCCGCTGAGGATACACGAGCCGGCCTCGGTGCTTAACCCCGGTCGGGGCCGGCGGGTCGGCTGGCGACGGCGCTCGCAGATTGATTAGAAAGTGGCTGCCGTCCGCTCGAACCCCAAGCCGCGCCCTCCGGCGCAGAAGGAGCAGCGATGAGAAAACGCCGTCCCATCCTCGCCGCGGCCGTGCTGGCCCTGGCGCTGGGCGCGCTCGCTTGTCACAAGGAGCAGCCCGACGCCTTTGGTCAGCTCAGCCCCGACGAGGTCCAGAAGATGGTGGAGGCCAAGCAGGTCTCCGTCTTCGACAACAACTCGCAAGACCGCTTCAACAAGAGCCACGTGCCCACCGCGACCTGGCTCCAGTTCGACGAGGTCAAGCCAACGGATCTGCCCGCAGACAAGGACCGCAACCTGGT
It encodes:
- a CDS encoding zf-TFIIB domain-containing protein, translated to MDALPCPACRGELRFTEPSAARCARCGGLWLSPAALSKKGARLGSDLVAAASDAPRDCPSCRTPMTAYRSPLVEIDSCETCTGTFLDRGELEILVHAHRPSLTPRTFRCESCERELPRGEAIIGAEQTLCRLCAERAQTLHAPDRRRQTELERRRRNRAIDDAIAQNRSANESSSWFDVGGAVFSVVGFVIEVIFDFF
- a CDS encoding OPT/YSL family transporter; this translates as MAAAPNLPADPPATPAVHADGKVEDPELKWLREVYQGDDMPQLTVRAVVMGLILGAVMALSNLYVGLKTGWSLGVTITACIMSWTIFKALKPVLGSEPSILENNCMQSTASAAGASTGTTLVSAFTAYLMISGHHLPMMLTMGLVFFLAMLGVFMAIPMKRNMVNIEQLPFPTGTASAETLRSLFTAGEASAKKAKALFYSMGIGGLIALWRDGLGVFIPKLDSWSLPNYLPLHDWLRKLGLNNAATVVDPKGYTFSLELSTIMVGAGAIMGIRVGVSLLIGAVLAYGVFAPIMHNLPDGHGGMVINALGYRGIVSWTVWGGVSLMTTAALLNFFMQWKTLVRAFSGLAGIFKKKDANAEEDPLARIEVPTSWFVAGVGLAGAATVAIIAWAFNIPVWLGVLSVLISAILAIVACRATGETDTTPIGALGKITQLTYGALIPQNMTANLMTANVTSSIAAASADLLTDLKSGYLLGANPRRQFLAQFSGVFMGALVSVPVFYMLAPTPDSVGNDRFPAPSAQVWKAVAELLGKGVHALHPTMLYAIGIGGAAGIAITLLERAFPKHKHLIPSATGIGLAFVIPAWNCISMFLGAFIAWVLEKKKPVTAEAYVVPVASGLIAGESIMGVAIALFIAVPGLLAETSKTHPMLVTGIEWLVGALAVALVGLFGYGFIKREKKAGA
- a CDS encoding cyclic nucleotide-binding domain-containing protein is translated as MSDVSGNQLAKVSKLFEALDEAGRHKLLGLAKKTRHPDGYVVCTEGEVGDEFYVLVMGRVRVSADDLGEAKEIAVLEKGAFFGEMAVLNHEKRSATVTALGEIELVRFPRAAVDQVLAEYPAAREMLSKVGVMRSEEALAKLMG
- a CDS encoding GAF domain-containing protein; this translates as MASTPRTLTLARSLEAGDGLFKGLADQMRELEHAVTRQEERFQAVMEIGRAIGSTLDLDELLGLVMSKVTLLLGAERSTLFLVDKGTGELWSKIAQSSKEIRLPPGRGIAGWVAKHGEPVNLADVYQDDRFNPEIDRLTGFLTRCVLAVPLRGRDGDVIGVTQALNRKDGGVFTDDDRLLLEALAAQAAVAIENAQMYSALKRQNIQLAKTQGELNGLVAELDVLYDIERRISAASTLEQLLDGILARAMQLTGSDAGSLVMVNEDGGDLFFKAALGEKGEEVKRHTLGPDEGIVGWVAHENKPLIANEVAKEKAYDARIAKRVGYRPENVLCVPVSLEGRVVGALELLNKPGGYAEPELRVATLIAGQAARAITLGKSREEEERKRRLSVIGQMISGVVHDLRTPMTIISGYAQLMAAEDDKAEREKASEVILKQFDTINGMIKETLAFARGERELLLRKVYLNKFLEEITEYLERDFAAHKVELRIQAGFKGAVRMDENKMKRLVYNIARNAVEAMPEGGRFTFATELDEAEKKVVFKFSDTGEGIAPEVADRLFQSFVTHGKPNGTGLGLAMVKKIAEEHGGDVSFKSKPGKGTTFVVRIPA
- a CDS encoding mechanosensitive ion channel family protein, whose translation is MHMAPLIAENVQTTVSVILAALLLGLRALAQHEQLKKDCGGAAKYFLTSLAANIAASTFDAPNHPRPWVVYLDALGLLLFTWGCCRTVVGLTIWVFRSRRNVPTPKIVRDVVDGVLYALCLVVVLRATLKVDLASLVATSAALSVVVGLALQETLGNLFAGLSLQLEHPFQVGDWVGMNEFVGRVVQVAWRGTKLETLRREQVTVPNSSIAKANVVNFSRHGIVAKELTVGVAYKAPPNLVKAALLDVLTHLPEIVQDPPPRAQVLRFDDSAVTYQLRFFVKGFENVEVAADAVLSALWYRLKREGMEIPFPQRTLQLERVPPQRNVLAHGDDFADTVELLSTVDFLKPLGDDGRASLARGVQRELYGRGEPIIRAGDQGDAFHMVAAGEVIVRAKVGEKEQEVARLRRGEFFGEMSLLTGEPRSATVLAATDATLVTMHRGAFAEVLAQHNTVAGELAEILARRRAHLAEAKAGADDTQNQRAESKRIFGRLRELFKVT
- a CDS encoding DUF167 domain-containing protein, whose product is MAPYLRETQEGVEVALLVQPRASRTRVVGEHDGRLKVALAAPPVDGAANDALIEFLADCLKVGRRALRLAHGDASRRKTVVVAGAKASEIQQALEAAC
- a CDS encoding DivIVA domain-containing protein codes for the protein MKLTPLDIRQKQFKTGFRGLDPKDVEAFLDLVASEFEELAKENLFIKDEISRKALKIDEYRDREKTLQETMVAAQKVAEDMKEAAKKQAEIVVSEAELQAEKIVQGAHQRLVEIVSEISELKRQRTQFESQVRSVIESHQKLLETFSSPAKAEDNVAYFAKK